A genomic window from Novipirellula caenicola includes:
- a CDS encoding sigma-70 family RNA polymerase sigma factor codes for MGEAKKSKNVPVLTDQPDGWLLRQWKLGDECAAEVLFDRYSIRLVALVASRLNRRYRSTIAPEEIVQSALGSFFNAVKHSRIHASGNVSLWRLLATFARRKMARSIERQAAAKRGGDRDRISLDDVHVTPIDDNNESDDDEADRFLHTLRAELPEPLRVVVEGLLIGLTQRELADSLGIDERTVRRRLLRVRTMLAPERGTDADVQASTNTQPTLPRVSYHQFVLGKLIGAGGFGKVYRAAMQSDGSIVAVKFMRKAFWQNAPARQTFLREIDAASQIAHPGVIRYLGYGESPHGGPYVLSEWVDGQSLHDIANATIEQFTGWLIQVCGAIDAVHDAGLVHGDLSPSNILVDKHDRITITDFGFSQVFAADTPPILGGTLGFAAPEQIDPSFGRVSPKTDIYAIGGLVHWFLYRQPPNHGNQIGDIIAQTMANPKPDASRFADAPPPFQAILDATLLSSPSQRINRASALVMLLAPMRLGR; via the coding sequence ATGGGCGAAGCAAAAAAATCAAAAAATGTCCCCGTGCTTACGGACCAGCCGGATGGATGGCTGCTGCGCCAGTGGAAATTGGGGGATGAATGCGCTGCGGAGGTTTTGTTCGACCGCTATTCCATCCGCCTGGTCGCCTTGGTCGCCAGCCGCCTGAATCGCAGGTACCGAAGCACGATCGCGCCCGAAGAGATCGTTCAGTCTGCGCTGGGCAGTTTCTTTAACGCCGTCAAACACAGCCGCATTCACGCCAGCGGTAACGTTTCGCTATGGCGGTTGTTAGCGACGTTTGCTCGGCGAAAGATGGCACGATCAATCGAGCGTCAAGCGGCTGCGAAACGCGGTGGCGACCGAGATCGGATTTCGCTGGATGATGTTCACGTGACCCCGATCGATGACAATAATGAGTCCGACGATGACGAAGCCGACCGATTTCTGCACACGCTCCGAGCAGAACTTCCCGAGCCACTTCGCGTTGTCGTCGAAGGGTTATTGATAGGGCTAACTCAGCGAGAGCTCGCTGATTCACTCGGAATCGATGAGCGAACAGTCCGACGCCGGCTGTTACGGGTTCGCACGATGCTCGCCCCAGAGCGTGGGACCGATGCCGACGTGCAAGCATCAACAAACACGCAACCGACGCTGCCGCGAGTGAGCTACCACCAATTTGTTCTTGGAAAATTGATCGGAGCGGGTGGTTTTGGAAAGGTTTACAGGGCGGCGATGCAGTCGGACGGCAGCATCGTTGCGGTCAAGTTTATGCGTAAAGCGTTCTGGCAGAACGCGCCAGCGCGGCAAACCTTCCTGCGTGAAATTGATGCAGCGTCACAAATCGCGCACCCCGGCGTGATTCGTTACCTTGGCTATGGCGAATCACCGCATGGCGGACCCTACGTTTTGAGCGAGTGGGTCGACGGCCAATCGCTTCATGACATCGCCAATGCGACGATCGAACAATTTACGGGTTGGCTAATTCAAGTCTGCGGTGCGATTGATGCTGTCCACGATGCTGGTCTCGTCCACGGCGATCTTTCGCCAAGCAATATCCTGGTCGACAAACACGATCGAATCACAATCACCGATTTCGGATTCTCACAAGTCTTTGCAGCCGACACGCCCCCGATCCTAGGTGGCACTCTTGGCTTCGCGGCTCCCGAACAAATCGATCCGTCCTTTGGCCGTGTCAGTCCCAAAACGGACATCTATGCCATCGGCGGATTGGTTCACTGGTTCCTTTATCGACAACCGCCGAATCACGGAAATCAAATTGGCGACATCATTGCTCAAACGATGGCAAATCCAAAGCCAGACGCTTCGCGTTTCGCAGACGCACCGCCGCCGTTCCAAGCGATATTGGATGCAACGTTGCTGAGTTCGCCTTCGCAGCGGATCAATCGTGCGAGTGCACTCGTCATGCTGCTGGCACCGATGCGACTCGGGCGGTGA
- a CDS encoding indolepyruvate ferredoxin oxidoreductase subunit alpha, producing the protein MTMVVTQPCIGCKDEACLPVCPVECFREDEAMVYIDPDECIDCGACVPECPAEAIFYEDDVPEAWKGFIALGATKSKECPSAHD; encoded by the coding sequence ATGACAATGGTGGTTACCCAGCCCTGCATCGGCTGCAAAGACGAAGCTTGCTTGCCCGTTTGCCCTGTCGAATGTTTTCGCGAAGACGAGGCGATGGTTTACATCGACCCGGACGAGTGCATCGACTGCGGAGCCTGTGTTCCGGAATGCCCTGCCGAAGCGATTTTCTATGAAGACGATGTGCCGGAGGCGTGGAAAGGATTCATTGCACTCGGCGCGACAAAATCCAAAGAATGCCCCTCGGCCCACGACTAA
- a CDS encoding M28 family metallopeptidase yields the protein MNIDREPIEANLRLHVDRLAGLIGPRTLQKPKTIQATIGYIQSQWQEMGYTIQRETYDAEGDEATNLIVEQPGTKRAEEIVLLGAHYDTVFCTPGADDNASAVAVMLEVSRLLREYRGRRTARYVAFACEEPPYFMIAMGSQHHARQSRSRGDKIVGMLCLEMVGYYSLTPGSQSIPPGIPKWMHRFFPKRGNFLAAVGNMASWKLCWQFRRGFKRGTRRMPLFSICLPEKIQEIRLSDNSSFWDKDYPALMLTDTSFLRNPNYHQSTDTPETLDYPRMTEVTLGVAAAMRKLLG from the coding sequence ATGAATATTGACCGTGAACCCATCGAAGCGAACCTACGTCTGCATGTCGATCGACTTGCGGGGCTGATCGGTCCACGCACGCTGCAAAAGCCCAAAACGATCCAGGCGACCATTGGCTACATCCAGTCGCAATGGCAGGAGATGGGGTATACGATTCAGCGTGAAACCTATGACGCCGAGGGCGACGAGGCGACAAACCTGATCGTGGAACAGCCCGGCACCAAACGTGCCGAAGAAATCGTGCTTCTTGGTGCCCATTACGACACCGTGTTCTGCACCCCGGGGGCTGACGACAATGCATCTGCCGTCGCCGTCATGTTGGAAGTCAGTCGGCTGCTTCGAGAATACCGTGGGCGGCGAACCGCTCGATACGTCGCGTTCGCATGCGAAGAACCGCCGTACTTCATGATCGCCATGGGCAGCCAACATCATGCTCGCCAATCACGTAGCCGCGGTGACAAGATCGTCGGCATGCTCTGCTTGGAAATGGTGGGCTACTACAGCCTCACCCCTGGCTCGCAATCGATTCCTCCGGGGATTCCCAAATGGATGCACCGGTTCTTTCCAAAACGAGGAAACTTTCTCGCCGCCGTCGGCAACATGGCGTCGTGGAAATTGTGTTGGCAGTTCCGTCGCGGTTTCAAACGTGGTACACGACGAATGCCATTGTTTTCGATCTGTTTACCCGAGAAGATCCAAGAGATTCGGCTCAGCGACAACAGCTCGTTTTGGGACAAGGACTATCCCGCATTGATGCTGACCGACACCAGCTTTCTTCGCAATCCAAACTATCATCAATCCACCGACACCCCTGAGACACTCGACTATCCACGCATGACCGAAGTCACGCTGGGCGTGGCTGCGGCGATGCGTAAACTACTGGGATAG